Proteins found in one Oncorhynchus kisutch isolate 150728-3 unplaced genomic scaffold, Okis_V2 scaffold970, whole genome shotgun sequence genomic segment:
- the LOC109864309 gene encoding toll-like receptor 13 — MRSMFSHPAVLFLWIQSSSGWMHPKCQIYDSSEDLGHFPTWTCSQLPHHAERYTAACQDVTAIEEDLLGLPPNINTLCISMTHGENRSMSLGFFSQFQDLESLYIIGCFTQILPTGNSHLPNLQHMYLIDKWGTGSGCCDCHIGPHTFIDLVKLCDLTIQGYRLTAMAPDVFHGIPQLQSLIISEPCVDDLSEILCRIMNIKALIELKIEAPEIQSINQSNCSILTTNESMTPVFNNLARVDFSFGEVTHIEEGSLAWLQNLTMLTGAFSQEVLLDLPLSGIKQIQDFRCSGISVIDIERICNVVFLLSIKKIYVNNFNTSSLSMSSVELCTGLEYMYLSVPLSFHPTTHLDWYFISSLKKLNELDIDFLRDKNPEICSFQKQPITWLTKLTLLINIQMLFAKQFICLVKLQYLDLTQNLISNIEDFAFLGLTNLESLDITSNNITQINANTFDGLHSLTWLDLRNNPLIHNIEAMSFTHLMSLRQVFLGQVHNPLTEPVIKLNLTLIFGGILSQLTHLYISSAMRPMQLTIGSNITSKQNLSLQLKGQMVSFQDCDRPFFQSVTHLHADAEEFLCGSEFMGKYFTSVETFDYRSKLSAKRVDLSSINQLIHLRKLTLRQVDLLTQRSADIIFHNLTKLEVLELDNCRIYSLEGSLTKDLKSLKTLYLHIENIYNVFYSFTEPLSSLKHLTFNNLQMFCSCDNAWLITWAKGYRQVEVIMLTPYTHPVMYALEDLICLSDNGIDTPNYVKYTEANCTTEVGFVLFVATGLGVLFFMLVVFVHNLTLGWLSEDMRSNTRGRYHYDVFVSYSGKDERWVVEELLPNLRQRGPPFLRLCLHSRDFQLGKDIVENITDSLYRSRHTLCLVSRHYLRSNWCSLEMKLATYRLQVEQRDILLLVFLEKIPPRRLSAHHRLARLLKTRTYLDWPQDPNQHQAFWDRLWAKLKPLSET, encoded by the coding sequence TGACACATGGTGAAAATAGATCCATGTCTCTGGGCTTTTTCTCTCAGTTTCAGGATCTGGAGTCTCTGTACATTATTGGTTGTTTTACTCAAATCCTTCCAACTGGGAACAGCCACCTTCCAAATCTACAACATATGTACTTGATAGATAAATGGGGAACAGGCTCTGGGTGCTGTGATTGTCATATTGGGCCCCATACATTCATAGATCTAGTTAAGTTATGTGATTTGACCATACAGGGTTACAGGTTAACAGCAATGGCCCCAGATGTTTTCCATGGCATCCCTCAGTTACAAAGTCTAATCATTAGTGAACCCTGTGTAGATGATTTGTCAGAGATACTATGCAGAATAATGAATATAAAGGCACTTATAGAGCTAAAAATAGAAGCACCAGAGATACAATCGATAAACCAATCAAACTGCTCCATTTTAACTACCAACGAAAGCATGACACCTGTTTTTAACAATCTAGCGAGGGTTGACTTCTCATTTGGTGAAGTAACACATATAGAAGAAGGTTCACTGGCTTGGCTCCAGAACCTCACAATGTTAACAGGGGCTTTCAGCCAGGAAGTCCTACTGGACCTTCCCCTGTCTGGGATTAAACAAATCCAGGACTTCAGATGCTCTGGGATCAGTGTCATTGATATTGAAAGAATctgtaatgtagtgtttttgctttCAATCAAGAAAATATATGTAAACAATTTCAATACAagcagcctctctatgtccaGTGTTGAGTTGTGCACTGGGCTAGAATATATGTATTTAAGTGTACCTTTGTCTTTCCATCCTACTACTCATTTGGATTGGTATTTTATTTCCAGTCTCAAAAAACTTAACGAATTAGACATAGATTTCCTGAGAGATAAAAACCCTGAGATTTGCTCCTTCCAAAAACAACCAATCACATGGTTAACAAAACTAACTTTGTTAATCAATATACAAATGCTTTTTGCTAAACAATTTATCTGTCTTGTTAAGCTGCAGTATCTGGACTTGACACAGAATTTAATTTCAAACATTGAAGACTTTGCTTTCCTGGGATTGACAAATCTGGAGTCCTTAGACATTACAAGTAATAACATAACACAGATAAATGCAAACACATTTGATGGTTTACATAGTTTGACATGGTTAGACCTCAGGAACAATCCACTTATTCACAACATTGAGGCGATGTCTTTCACACACCTCATGTCTCTTAGACAAGTGTTTCTCGGGCAAGTGCACAATCCACTAACAGAACCTGTGATCAAGCTGAATCTGACACTTATATTTGGTGGAATTCTGAGTCAGCTGACTCATCTGTACATTAGTTCAGCTATGAGGCCAATGCAGTTGACTATCGGCAGTAACATCACATCTAAACAGAATCTGAGTCTCCAGCTCAAAGGCCAGATGGTGTCATTTCAGGACTGTGACAGACCTTTCTTTCAGTCTGTAACCCATCTTCATGCTGATGCTGAAGAATTCCTTTGTGGATCTGAATTCATGGGAAAGTACTTCACGTCTGTGGAGACATTTGACTACAGATCGAAGCTTTCAGCTAAAAGGGTTGATTTATCATCAATTAATCAGCTGATTCACCTGAGGAAACTGACTCTACGACAGGTGGATCTTTTAACACAGCGTTCTGCCGACATCATTTTTCACAACTTGACCAAACTGGAGGTTCTGGAACTTGACAACTGCAGGATTTATTCTTTAGAGGGGAGTTTAACTAAAGACTTAAAATCTTTGAAAACGTTGTATTTGCATATAGAGAACatttataatgtattctatagctTTACTGAACCTCTCTCTAGCCTTAAGCATTTGACGTTTAATAATTTACAGATGTTTTGCAGTTGTGACAATGCTTGGCTCATTACATGGGCAAAGGGGTACAGGCAGGTTGAAGTGATCATGCTTACTCCGTATACACATCCCGTTATGTACGCTTTGGAGGACTTGATATGCTTGTCGGACAATGGAATAGACACACCTAATTATGTCAAGTACACAGAAGCCAACTGCACAACAGAGGTTGGCTTTGTGCTCTTTGTTGCGACTGGCCTGGGAGTCCTGTTCTTCATGCTGGTGGTGTTCGTCCATAACCTCACCCTTGGCTGGCTGTCGGAGGACATGCGATCCAACACCAGGGGGCGCTACCACTACGATGTGTTTGTCTCCTATAGCGGGAAGGATGAGCGCTGGGTGGTGGAGGAGCTGCTACCTAATCTGAGGCAGAGGGGTCCTCCTTTCCTGCGCCTCTGTCTGCACAGCAGGGACTTCCAGCTGGGGAAGGACATTGTGGAGAACATCACAGACAGCCTCTACCGGAGCCGCCACACCCTCTGCCTAGTCAGCCGCCACTACCTACGCAGTAACTGGTGCTCTCTGGAGATGAAGCTGGCCACCTACAGGCTGCAGGTGGAGCAAAGGGACATCCTCCTCCTGGTCTTCCTGGAGAAGATCCCCCCTCGCCGGCTGTCTGCCCACCACAGGCTGGCTCGCCTGCTGAAAACCAGAACTTATCTGGACTGGCCCCAGGACCCTAATCAGCACCAGGCATTCTGGGACAGACTGTGGGCTAAACTGAAACCTCTGTCTGAAACGTGA